A DNA window from Polyodon spathula isolate WHYD16114869_AA chromosome 18, ASM1765450v1, whole genome shotgun sequence contains the following coding sequences:
- the LOC121330480 gene encoding myeloid-associated differentiation marker homolog, with the protein MVIVEMDYRSVTAPVGIVRFFEIFLSCVTFSLVAHDGVFSGSYGIWCMFSWCFCFILSVLIVLLEFTRLCQKIPISWEDFTSAFAMLATLMVLTASIIYPVEFLKNCSGNNCAFKAAATAMSCLCFIAYAVEVGLTRAKPGEISGFLSTIPGLLKVLEAFVACIIFISINDYTANSGRQWCMAVYCLCFIFALIIIIFTICKIISLFPFSFDKVLTGYNILAVLLYASAAIIWPIFCFDKKFGGPRPPNCNSCSWDGLVVVAVMTYVNLVVFIVDTVYSVRLVFFSSA; encoded by the coding sequence ATGGTTATTGTGGAAATGGATTACAGATCGGTCACCGCCCCGGTAGGGATTGTACGTTTCTTTGAGATCTTCCTCTCCTGTGTGACTTTCAGTCTGGTTGCCCACGATGGAGTCTTCAGTGGCTCTTATGGTATCTGGTGCATGTTTTCCTGGTGTTTCTGCTTCATCTTATCAGTCCTGATTGTGCTGCTGGAGTTTACCAGGCTATGTCAGAAGATCCCCATCTCCTGGGAGGACTTCACCAGTGCATTTGCCATGCTGGCTACCCTCATGGTGCTTACAGCCTCAATCATCTACCCTGTGGAGTTCCTCAAGAACTGCTCAGGAAACAACTGTGCCTTTAAGGCTGCCGCTACAGCCATGTCCTGCCTGTGTTTCATTGCCTATGCCGTGGAGGTGGGGTTGACCCGTGCCAAGCCAGGGGAGATCAGTGGCTTCTTGTCCACCATTCCTGGGTTGCTTAAGGTCTTGGAAGCTTTCGTTGCTTGCATCATCTTCATCTCAATCAATGATTACACAGCAAATTCTGGACGGCAGTGGTGCATGGCTGTCTACTGTCTCTGCTTCATCTTTGCCCTCATCATTATCATCTTTACCATCTGCAAGATCATCTCCCTGTTCCCCTTCTCCTTTGATAAGGTCCTGACTGGATACAACATCTTGGCTGTGCTCCTGTATGCCTCGGCGGCCATCATCTGGCCAATATTCTGCTTTGACAAAAAATTTGGCGGTCCCAGACCCCCAAATTGCAATTCCTGTTCCTGGGATGGCTTGGTAGTAGTTGCTGTCATGACTTATGTTAATCTGGTGGTGTTTATAGTAGACACAGTGTATTCTGTGAGGTTGGTCTTTTTCTCCAGCGCATAG